The Bradyrhizobium barranii subsp. barranii genome segment CCAAGCTTGCGGCGATCAGCGGTGCGATGCCGAAAGCCGAGATGCGGCCGACCGCGCCCGGCAAAGCGGCCACCCAGCGCGACACCGCAACCATCCAGTCGATGCCGATCCCCATCAGCCACCAGAACGGACCATCAAGTCCGAACGGCGCTGCAATCAAGCCCAACAGGCCCGCGGGCATCACCAGGGCCGAGACCACCGGCATCGCCCCGAGGTTGGCGAGCACGCCGAACGGGGTGACACGGTGAAAGTGGAAGGCGGCATAGGGCGTGGTCGCGAGCCCCGCGATCAGCGAGGCCAGGAAAAGCATCGCGATCTCGCGCCCGCCCCACATTGCAATCCGCGCGGTCGCGGAATGATCTGGCGACGCAAACAGGTTCGGCATGCCGATCTGCACCAGTGCCACCAGTCCGAGCGTCGCGGCGAAGGACATTTGAAAACTCGGATGCACAAGTGCCTCCGGTGCGACCGCGAGCACGATCAGCGCGGCCACCGCCAGCGTGCGGAAGGTGATGGCACGGCGATCGACCATGACCGCGATCAGCACCACCGCCGTCATGAAGAACGAGCGTTGCGTCGCGACCTCCGCGCCCGACAGCAGCAGATAGAACGCGGCTGCGACCAGCGCCGCGGCCGCCGACCATTTCTTGATGGCAAAGCCGGCCGCCATTCCAGGGATCAACGCCAGCAGCGCGCGCACCGCGAAGAAGACCACGCCGGCGACGACCGCCATGTGATAGCCGGAAATCGAGAGCACATGTCCGAGCCCCGAGATGAACATGGCGTCGTTGACGGGCGTGGTAATCGCATCGCGCCGGCCCGTGAGCAGCGCGGTCGCAATCGCCCGGTTGTCGCCCTCGAGCGTGGCGCGGATGCGCGCGTCGATCGCATCGCGCAGACCCTGCATGAAGGCGGCATAACGCAGCCGCAAGCCACCGGCGTCCGGCGGCACCGATGCCGCAATCGTGCCCATCACGAAGCCGGAGGCGCCGATGCCCTGGAAGAACATGTCGCGCGAAAAGTCATAGCTGCCGGGGCGCACCGGCGACAACGGCGGCAACAGCCGCGCCTTCAACTGCACGAAGCTGCCGACCTCGGGCGCAGTCCCCTTGCGCACGGAGAGGCGCACGCGCTCGAGCTTGACGTCGCTGCGCTGCGCCTCCATCGCGGTGACACGCAGCACGAAGCGGTCGGTGCGCTCGCGGATGTCGCGGGTCTCGACGAAGCCCGACAGCGAGACGGAATAGAGCGGCTTTGCCAGCACCGTGTGCGCGATCCGCGCCGTCTTCCAGGTCGCCGTGGCAAAGCCGGCCGCGACCGCCGCGATCATGATCGCCGGTGCAAACAACCGGCTCCGCCGCAACAGCACGGCGCCAAGCATGAGTGCGATGGCCGTCGCGGCAACGACCCACAGCACCGGTTCATGATCGGCGGCAAAATAGAGCGCGATGCCGCCACCGAACGCGACCGGCACCCACGGCAACAATCGCCCGGCGCCGGCCTCGGCGCGCGCCCATTCGCGCAGGGTCTCGGCCAGCGACGTCCAGAGGTCGAACCCTGCCGGCGCGAGGCCGCCCGCGGAGGCAGCTCGGCCGATGGGCCAAGTCCCCGCGATCCAAGTCCCCGCAATCCCCTGGGACCGAACTGGCCGGCCCGGCTCCGCCATTCCCTGCACCTTACGATACGCGATAGGCCAGGAGGCTACCGGAACGTGCAGCTGCGCGAATAGTGGTACGGATCAGGAACGGAGCGAAGGTCCCCCTACTTTTCCTCTTCCATCGTCACGGCGACGTCCGCCTTGGCCGAGAGCCGGACCTTGTTGCCCTCGACACCGGCGACGAGGCCCTTGTCGATGAAGTGATGGTGACCCTTGTGGCTGCCCTCGCCGCTATCCTTCTTGGTCAGCTTGATGCGATGGCCCTCGACCTTGTCGACCGTGCCGATGTGGACGCCATCGGCGCCGATGACTTCCATATGCTCTGCGATGTTCTGCATGGTGGGTTCCTTGTTAGACCCACCCCAACGCGCGGGGGCAGCGTTCGTTGCTATTGTCATTCCTGGGCGCGCCACTTGGCGCGAGCCCGGAATCCATAACCACAAGCCGGGGTTATGGATTCCGGGCCTGGCCCTTCGGGCCATCCCGGAATGACGAGAGAGGCGGAGTAGCGCGACGGCTAGATCAACGGCGCGCGCGACGAGGCATGGTGATTGACGATCTTCCAGTCGCCGTCCTCGCGGAGGATGACCCAGCTCATCTTGACCGAGAACTCCGCCCTCTCGCCGGCGAGGTCAAACGACACGATCGCGGCCATGTTGATCAGGTCCGGGCTGGCTTGCGCGGCGCGCACCTCGGAAAACACGGCGCTCGGCTGGCGCCAGCGCGGCAGGCCGTTGAAGTAGTCGGCGACGCCGTCCCTGCCCCGATAGAGTCTTGGATTCGAGCCGAAGAAGAACGCGTTCTTCGCATAGAGCGACGACAGCGCAGCCGCATCGAGTGTCGCGAAGCCGGCGCACCATTTCGCGATGATGGCGGAAACGATCGCGTCGGCTTCACTGCTCATAGGCGCAATCCCCTCAGCCCTTGGCGACTTCCTTCGCGAACGTATCGCGCAGGCCAATGGTGCGCGAAAACACCGGCTTGCCCGGCCTCGAGTCCTTGTCGCGCACGAAATAGCCCTGACGCTCGAACTGCATCGGCTCGGTCGAATTGCTCTCCGCAACCGATGCCTCGATCCGCGCATTGGAGAGAATCTCCAGCGACTGCGGATTGAGATCGGCCGCGAAGTTCGAGGCGTCCGGGCTCGGGTTGGAGAACAACTGGTTGTAGATGCGGATCTCCGCCGGCACCGACGTCGCCGCCGGCAGCCAGTGCATGGTCGCCTTGACCTTGCGGCCGTCGGGCGCGTTGCCGCCCTTGGTCGCGGGATCGTAGGTGCAGCGCAGCTCCACCACTTCGCCCGCGTCGTTCTTGATCACGCCGGTGCACTTGACGAAATAGGCGTAGCGCAGCCGCACCTCGTTGCCAGGCGACAGGCGGAAGAACTTCTTCGGCGGGTTCTCCATGAAGTCGTCCTGCTCGATATAGAGCTCGCGGCCGAACGTGATCTTGCGCGTGCCGGCCGAGGGATCGTCGGGATGGTTGATCGCCTCGAGCTCTTCGTTCTGCCCTTCCGGATAGTTCTCGATGACCACCTTGAGCGGCCGCAGCACGCCCATGCGCCGCTGCGACGTGCGGTTCAGCTCCTCGCGGATGCAGAATTCCAGCATGCCGACATCGACGACGCTGTTGGCCTTGGCGACGCCGATGCGCTTGACGAATTCGCGCAAGGCCGCCGGCGGCACGCCGCGGCGGCGCATCCCCGCTACAGTCGGCATGCGCGGATCGTCCCATCCGGCGACATGACCGTCGCGGACGAGCTGGGTCAGCACGCGCTTGGACAGCAGCGTGTAGGTCAGGTTGAGCCGCGCCATTTCGTACTGGTGCGGCTTGGACGGCACCGGCAGCTTTTCGATGAACCAGTCGTAGAGCGGCCGATGGTCCTCGAACTCCAGCGTGCAGATCGAGTGCGTGATGCCCTCGATCGCGTCCGACTGGCCGTGCGCATAATCGTAGCTCGGATAGATGCTCCACTTGGTGCCGGTGCGCGGATGATGCGCATTCAGGATGCGGTACAGCACGGGGTCGCGCAGGTTGATGTTGCCCGCGGACATGTCGATCTTGGCCCGCAGCACGCGCGCGCCGTTCGGGAATTCACCCGCCTTCATGCGGCGGAACAGGTCGAGATTCTCGTCCACGCTGCGGTCGCGGAACGGCGAGTTCTTGCCGGGCTCGGTCAGCGTGCCGCGCGCGAGGCGAATCTGCTCCTGGGTCTGGTCGTCGACATAGGCGAGCCCGTCGCGGATCAGCTTCTCCGCCCATTCGTACAGGCGGTCGAAATAGTCCGAGGCGAAGAACAGGTTCTTGCCCCAGTCGAAGCCGAGCCAGTGCACGTCGGCCTGGATGGAATCGATGTATTCCTGCTCTTCCTTGACCGGGTTGGTGTCGTCGAAACGCAGATGGCAGCGGCCCGGAAACTCCTGGGCGATGCCGAAATTGAGTGCGATCGACTTGGCGTGGCCGATATGCAGGTAGCCGTTCGGCTCCGGCGGGAACCGGGTCACGATCTCCTGGTATTTGCCCTGATCGAGGTCGGCCTGGATGATGTCACGAATGAAATCGCGCCCAACCTCAGTCGCCACCGGTTCTGTCATTACGAAAATCCTGTAGGGAAATCAGCGGCCCTTCTGCCAAATTCGCTTGGCTGAGCCAAGAGCTTAGCGGTCCGCTGCCGGGCTTTAGTTATGCTCCGGTCCTGTTATATACCACCGCCTCCAATGCATAGGCCCTGCCAAGAATGACCGATTCCGTCGTCACCCGCTTTGCTCCCTCCCCGACCGGCTTCCTCCATATCGGGGGCGCCCGCACGGCGCTGTTCAACTGGCTCTATGCGAAGAAGCACGGCGGCAAGATGCTGCTCCGGATCGAGGACACCGACCGGGAGCGCTCCACCGAGGCTGCGATCGGCGCCATCCTCGACGGCCTCAAATGGCTGGAGCTCGGCTGGGATGGCGACGTCATCTACCAGTTCAGCCGCGCCGCGCGTCACCGCGAGGTCGCCGAGCAGCTGCTCGCCGACGGCAAGGCCTATCGCTGCTACGCGACCGCAGAGGAGCTCACCGCCATGCGCGAGAAGGCGCGCAGCGAGGGCCGCACCCGCCTCTATGACGGCCTATGGCGCGACCGTGACCCGGCAACGGCGCCCTCCGACGTCAAGCCCACCATCCGGCTGCGCGCGCCGCAGACCGGCGAGACCGTGATCGAGGACCAGGTCCAGGGCCGTGTGGTCTGGCAGAACGAGAACCTCGACGACCTCGTCCTGCTGCGCGGCGATGGCAATCCGACCTACATGCTCGCAGTGGTCGTGGATGACCACGACATGGGCGTCACCCATGTCATCCGCGGCGACGACCATCTGATCAACGCCGCCCGCCAGAAGCAGATCTACGACGCGATGGGCTGGGCGCTGCCGAGCATGTCCCACATCCCCCTGATCCACGGCCCGGACGGCTCGAAACTGTCGAAGCGCCACGGCGCGCTCGGCGTCGATGCCTACCGCGCCATGGGGTACCTCCCGGCCGCGCTCCGCAATTACCTCGTCCGTCTCGGCTGGAGCCATGGCGATCAGGAGATTTTTTCGACCGAGGAGATGATCGCCGCGTTCGACCTCGCCAGCGTCGGCCGCGCCGCCGCCCGCTTCGATTTCGCCAAGCTCGAAAACCTCAACGGCCACTACATCCGCCACGCCGACGATCAATCACTCGTGAAGATGTTCGAGGACGTGCTCGACCACGTCGTGCCCAGCCGCAACGAGCTTAAGGCCAAGTTAAACGACACCACGCGGGCGCAACTTCTCAAGGCGATGCCGGCCCTGAAGGAGCGCGCCAAGACGCTGATCGAGCTGATCGACAGCGCCTATTTCATCTTCGCCGACCGGCCGCTGGAGCTCGATCCCAAGGCGGCAGCGCTGCTGACGCCCGAGAACCGCAAGCTGATCGGCCAGCTTCATTCCGCGCTGGAGAAAGTCGAGACGTGGAGTGCGGCGAATGCGGAGGCCGCGCTGCGCGCCTTTGCCGAGGAAAATAGTCTCAAGCTCGGCGCCGTCGCCCAGCCGCTGCGGGCGGCGCTGACGGGACGGTCGACATCGCCTGGTATATTTGAGGTTTTGGACGTGCTGGGACGCCAGGAAAGCCTGGGCCGGCTTAAGGACCAGGCCAAGGACTAGGCCAAGGACCAGGCTACGACGTAAGTCGACCATGCGTGCGGCGATCTTGCAGCGCACACAGCAATAATATACCCATCTCACCCGTACCTTCTGGAATATCCGGCCTGCCCCACCAAGTCATTGGGGCCTTCCGGGTCCGGCCCGTTTCACCACACATCGGGGACCTCTGATGGACGCAAAAGCAAGCAATAAGACCGCGACGCTGACGGTCGGAAACAAGAACTACGATCTCCCGATCCACAGCGGCAGCGTCGGGCCTGATGTCGTCGATATCGGCAAGCTCTACGCCCAGTCCGGGCTGTTCACCTACGATCCCGGCTTCACCTCGACCGCAAGCTGCGAGTCCAAGATCACCTATATCGACGGTGACGCCGGCGTGCTGGAATACCGCGGCTACCCGATCGAGCAGCTCGCCGAGAACGGCGACTTCCTCGAGACCTGCTATCTCCTGCTCTACGGGAACTTGCCGACCGCCGCGCAGAAGAAGGATTTCGACGACCGCGTGATCCATCACACGATGGTGCACGAGCAGATGGCCCGCTTCTTCCAGGGCTTCCGCCGCGACGCCCATCCGATGGCGGTGATGGTGGCCTCCGTCGGCGCGCTCGCCGCGTTCTACCACGACTCCACCGACATCAACGATCCGAAGCAGCGCATGATCGCGTCGATGCGCATGATCGCGAAGATCCCGACGCTGGCGGCCATGGCCTACAAATACACGATCGGCCAGCCCTTCGTGTATCCGAAGAACTCGCTGAAGTTCGCCGAGAACTTCCTGCACATGTGCTTCGCCGTGCCGTGCGAGGAGTACAAGATCAATCCGGTGCTCGCTGACGCGCTGGACAAGATCTTCATCCTGCACGCCGACCACGAGCAGAACGCCTCGACCTCGACGGTGCGCATCGCCGGCTCCTCCGGCGCCAACCCCTTCGCCTGCATCGCCGCCGGCATCGCCTGCCTCTGGGGCCCGGCGCATGGCGGCGCCAACGAAGCCGCGCTCGCGATGCTCGCCGAGATCGGCTCGGTCGACAAGATTCCGGAATTCATCGCCAAGGTGAAGGACAAGAACAGCGAAGTCCGCCTGATGGGCTTCGGCCACCGCGTCTACAAGAACTACGATCCGCGCGCCAAGATCATGCAGAAGATGTGTCATGCCGTTCTCAAGGAGACCGGCCATGGCGACGATCCGATGCTGAAGGTGGCGCTCGAGCTCGAGAAGATCGCGCTCAGCGACCAGTACTTCATCGACCGCAAGCTCTACCCGAACGTCGACTTCTATTCGGGCATCACGCTGAAGGCGATGGGCTTCCCGGTCTCGATGTTCACCGTGCTGTTCGCGGTCGCCCGCACCGTCGGCTGGATCAGCCAGTGGAGCGAGATGATCGAGGACCCGCAGCAGAAGATCGGCCGTCCGCGCCAGCTCTACACCGGCGTCACCCGCCGCGACTACGTCGCGATCAAGGATCGCAAGTAAGATCGGCCACTACGGCTTTTGGAAACGGCGCCATCCTGCGATGGCGCCGTTTTTGTTTGCGGGCGACATTTGTAGGGTGGGCAAAGCGCAGCGTGCCCACCACCTCTCCGAGACCCAGCCAGAAACGGTGGGCACGCTGCGCTTTGCCCACCCTACGGATACGGAGAACCTGATGCTGAGCGTAAGCTGCCTCTGCGGACGCGTTGCCTACGAGGTCGATGCGACCCCGGGCTCCATCATGCACTGCCATTGCCAGACCTGCCGGAAGACGCACGGATCGGCCTTCTCCACCGTCACGAACGTGCCGCGCGACCGCTTCCGCTGGACCAAGGGCGAAGACTTGCTGCGCGGCTTCGAATCCTCGCCCGGCAAAACCCGCTATTTCTGCTCGCAATGCGGATCACACATCGTCGCCTCGCGCGAGGGCAGGAACACGGTCCTGCTGCGGATGGGCTGCCTCGATACACCGATCACAGAACGGCCCGAGATGCACATCTGGCGATCGGATTCCGCCAACTGGTACGACCCGAAGGCCGAATTACCGGAGTGGGCCGAAGGCACCGCACCGAAAGCTTGATCGGTTCTTCGCCTCATCTTGCTGCCACGCACAACAACTAGTCGACTCATCGCGTCCGCAATCGCTTGACAGTCGAAACGCTCCGCGCGCAAATTCTTACACTAAGTAAGAATGACGACAGGGATGGAAATGCCGGAGCAGCCGAGAAGTCGGCGGCAGACGCGCGCTGCCATTTTGACTCACTTGCTCCAGTCCGGCGGCTCGTTCCGGCCGCCGCTGGCCAAGGCCGTGCGGCTGTCCGAGGCGAGCCTGTCGCGCATCCTGTTTGACCTGAAAGCCGAAGGCCTGATCGAGGAAGTCCGGCGCCCTGCCCCTTATGTCGGCGGTCCGACAGGCCTCGTGTCGCTCGATGGTTCCGTGGCGCTCGCGGCCCTCGAGCTGACCGGCCAGTGGCTGAGCGTGGGCGTTGGCGGCATGTCGGGCGAAATGCACTACACCGAGCGTGTTCCGTTGCTGAAGAAGCCGACCGTCGAGACCGTCGGCCGGGTGTTCCGCGAAGCCCTCACCTTGCTGCGCGACTGGACGCGCCGCCGCCGCATCAGTCTTGCGCAGATCGGCATCACCATTCCCGGCCTCGGCCGCCTGAGCGCCGCGGGCAATCCGATCATTCCGTGCGACGTCGAACGCATCGGCGACATGCTCGGCGGAATGTTTGCCGGCGTGCCGGTCGAGTTCACCAACTCGGTGGTCGCACACGCCACGTTTCACCGCTGCCGTACGCAGGACTATCCCTTCAGCGGCGCACATCTCTTCGTCTTCGTCGGCCAGGGCGTTGCCGGCGCCTGGATGGACGATCCGCTTGAGGCCGATGCCCCGCAGCCGGTTGAGCTCGGCCATATGGTGTTCAACGCCGACGGGCCGCGCTGCCGCTGCGGTCACCATGGCTGCGTCGAGGCCTACACGTCGCTTCCGGCCCTCGCCGAGCTCCTCGGCGCAACTGAGGCCGAACTGCTCCAGCTCGGCAGCGAGTGGGTGAGCACGATCCCGCGCTCGTCGCGAATGCGCCAGGAGTTGCGCCAGCGCCTGTTCCGGCTGGGCCTTTCGATCGGCAACACGCTCAACGTAAAGCCATGCAACGGCGTCGCGATCAGCGGCTGGCCGTCGCTTCTCTCTGAAGAGGATCGGAAAGCGGTGGTCGATGGGATCGACGCCTGCCTTCTCGGCGGGCGGAAACTGGCGCAGGTGTCGCTCGCCTTCGTGCCACCCTCGAACGGCAACGATCCGCAAGCAGCTCTCGCCTTCGCCGCCTTTTGTCTCGCCAGCCGCGGCGGGATGCCCGCGGCTTCGACGGAGGCCGCCTGACATGCCTGAGCCGCGTGGCTCAACGCGCCAAGAAAGTTCACACCGGGAGGAACTGCCATGCCGATCACGACAACAAGACGCCGTCTGCTCGCTGGATCCGCGGCCGCACTCGCACTACCGGCATTCGCCCGCGCGCAAGGCGCGGCCAAGCCGCGCCTGACCGCGATCTCGCAATGGTCCGCAGGCAGCGATGGGGCGGCGATCACCGCGCTCGGCAGGAAATTCGAGGAGAAAGGCGGCGTCTGGCAGCACTCGCCGGTCCCCGGCTTCACCACCGAGATGATGAACAAGTTGCGCGCCCAGATCATCGCCGGCGATCCGCCGGCCTGTTCGCAGCTCAAGGGCCCGGAGATTGCGGCCTGGTCGAAGATCGCTCCGACCGTCGACCTCGACGCCGTGGTCGCCGCCGCCGGCTACGAAAAGGTCGTCGCGCCGGACCTCGCAAAATTGCACAAGCCCGGCGGCAAGTGGATCGCGCTGCCGCTGCAGATCTACAGCACCAACATGCTGTTCCTCTCCAAGCGTGCGCTGGACAAGGCAAAGGCCGACAAGCCGCCTGTTACGTGGGCGGATTTCAATGCGCTCGCCGAGAAGATGAAGGCGGCCGGCGTGACCTATCCCTTCGCTAACGGCGGCACCCGGGCCGACGATGGTCAAAAATTCGAGGCGTCCCTCGCCGGCATCAGCCCGACGGCATACCGCGCCGCCTGCATGAATCTCGACAAGAAGGCCCTAGAGGGTCCCGAGATGAAAGCCGCCTTCGCACAGATGCGCAAGCTCACCGAGTGGATGGACCCCAATGTCGGCGCCCAACCTTATGCCGTCAATTTGAAACGCTTCATCGACGGCGACATGGGCATGCTCATCATGGGCGGATGGGCACAGGGCGTGTTGAAGAACGCCGGCTTCAAGCTCGACGACTTCATCATCGCGCCAGGCCCCAGCGATAATGGCAAGCCGGTGTTCCTGTTGAATGCCGATGCCTTCATCTTCTGGCAGCGCAAGGAGGCCGATCTGCAGGCCGGCCAGATGTTGATGGCCCAGCTCGTCATGGATCCGGCGATCCAGACCATGTACTCGCAGATCACGGGATCGATCCCCGTGCGCACCGACGTCGATCTGACCGGTGAAGGCTGGTCGGATGGTCAACGGACGACCGCGGCCGCATTGAAGAATGCCGTCGCCAACAATCAGGCCGTGCTGAGCCTCGCGCACAACATGGCGCAGGAAAACGGCCTGACGGCTGCGATGATCGACGTGTTCACGGAATACGCGAAGAACAAGACGATCAAGCCGGAGGAGGCCGTTACCCGCCTCGCCGAGGCCGTCGAGGGCGCGCGTTGACCGACGCCGTCTCGACAGCAACGCGACCGGGCCGGTCGGCGACAGCTGAAACGGTGCGCCGGCTGCCTGAATATCTGATGATCTGGGTGCCGCTGCTTCTATCCGCAGCGCATCTCATTACGTTTTCGATCTGGACGATCTGGATTTCGTTCACGCCATCCACCCTTATTCCGGTGTCGGGGTGGGTCGGCTTGCGCAACTACAATTCCGTCCTGGCGTCCCGGAACTGGCAGATCGCTTTCGACAATCTGCTGCTGTTCGGCAGTGCTTTCGTGCTGCTGAGCTTGATCACCGGCCTTATGCTTGCGATCCTGCTCGATCAGCGCATTCGCGGCGAGAATGTGCTGCGATCGATCTTCCTGTATCCGCTTGCGGTGTCGTTCGTCGTCACCGGCACGGTCTGGAGCTGGCTACTCAATCCCGGCATCGGGATCCAAAAGCTCGTCCATGACCTCGGCTGGACCTCCTTCCGGTTCGACTGGCTGATCGACCGCGACATGGCGATCTGGACGATCGTGATTGCCGCGATCTGGCAATCCTCCGGCTTCGCCATGGCGCTCTTCCTCGCCGGCCTTCGATCCGTCGATTCCGACATCATCAAGGCCGCCCAGATCGACGGCGCCGGACCGGTCCGAACCTATTGGCGGGTGATTCTGCCGACGCTCTGGCCGATCACCATCACCGTCGTCGTCGTCCAGTTGCAGTTCGCGATTTCAGCCTTCGACCTCGTCCGTGCGCTCACCAATGGCGGGCCCGGAATCGCGACCCAGCTGCCGGCCCTTGTCGTCTACGACCTCATGTTCCAGCGCAGCCAGCTCGGCCGGGGTGCCGCGGCGGCGGTGCTCATGCTGCTCATTCTACTCGCGGTGCTGCTACCCTATGCGGCGTGGCGTTATGTCCAGCGAAGGCAGGCCACCCATGCGTGACCGCAGCTTCGCACCGAGCCGAATTCTGATCTATCTCGTCGTGACATTGTTCGCTGCGGCCTATCTCGCGCCACTCGTTGTTGTCGTCCTGAACTCTCTCCGCACCAACGAGGAGATCGCGCAGGGTTCGATGAT includes the following:
- a CDS encoding ROK family transcriptional regulator gives rise to the protein MEMPEQPRSRRQTRAAILTHLLQSGGSFRPPLAKAVRLSEASLSRILFDLKAEGLIEEVRRPAPYVGGPTGLVSLDGSVALAALELTGQWLSVGVGGMSGEMHYTERVPLLKKPTVETVGRVFREALTLLRDWTRRRRISLAQIGITIPGLGRLSAAGNPIIPCDVERIGDMLGGMFAGVPVEFTNSVVAHATFHRCRTQDYPFSGAHLFVFVGQGVAGAWMDDPLEADAPQPVELGHMVFNADGPRCRCGHHGCVEAYTSLPALAELLGATEAELLQLGSEWVSTIPRSSRMRQELRQRLFRLGLSIGNTLNVKPCNGVAISGWPSLLSEEDRKAVVDGIDACLLGGRKLAQVSLAFVPPSNGNDPQAALAFAAFCLASRGGMPAASTEAA
- a CDS encoding carbohydrate ABC transporter permease, coding for MTDAVSTATRPGRSATAETVRRLPEYLMIWVPLLLSAAHLITFSIWTIWISFTPSTLIPVSGWVGLRNYNSVLASRNWQIAFDNLLLFGSAFVLLSLITGLMLAILLDQRIRGENVLRSIFLYPLAVSFVVTGTVWSWLLNPGIGIQKLVHDLGWTSFRFDWLIDRDMAIWTIVIAAIWQSSGFAMALFLAGLRSVDSDIIKAAQIDGAGPVRTYWRVILPTLWPITITVVVVQLQFAISAFDLVRALTNGGPGIATQLPALVVYDLMFQRSQLGRGAAAAVLMLLILLAVLLPYAAWRYVQRRQATHA
- a CDS encoding GFA family protein, with protein sequence MAPFLFAGDICRVGKAQRAHHLSETQPETVGTLRFAHPTDTENLMLSVSCLCGRVAYEVDATPGSIMHCHCQTCRKTHGSAFSTVTNVPRDRFRWTKGEDLLRGFESSPGKTRYFCSQCGSHIVASREGRNTVLLRMGCLDTPITERPEMHIWRSDSANWYDPKAELPEWAEGTAPKA
- the gltX gene encoding glutamate--tRNA ligase; this translates as MTDSVVTRFAPSPTGFLHIGGARTALFNWLYAKKHGGKMLLRIEDTDRERSTEAAIGAILDGLKWLELGWDGDVIYQFSRAARHREVAEQLLADGKAYRCYATAEELTAMREKARSEGRTRLYDGLWRDRDPATAPSDVKPTIRLRAPQTGETVIEDQVQGRVVWQNENLDDLVLLRGDGNPTYMLAVVVDDHDMGVTHVIRGDDHLINAARQKQIYDAMGWALPSMSHIPLIHGPDGSKLSKRHGALGVDAYRAMGYLPAALRNYLVRLGWSHGDQEIFSTEEMIAAFDLASVGRAAARFDFAKLENLNGHYIRHADDQSLVKMFEDVLDHVVPSRNELKAKLNDTTRAQLLKAMPALKERAKTLIELIDSAYFIFADRPLELDPKAAALLTPENRKLIGQLHSALEKVETWSAANAEAALRAFAEENSLKLGAVAQPLRAALTGRSTSPGIFEVLDVLGRQESLGRLKDQAKD
- a CDS encoding ComEC/Rec2 family competence protein, which produces MAEPGRPVRSQGIAGTWIAGTWPIGRAASAGGLAPAGFDLWTSLAETLREWARAEAGAGRLLPWVPVAFGGGIALYFAADHEPVLWVVAATAIALMLGAVLLRRSRLFAPAIMIAAVAAGFATATWKTARIAHTVLAKPLYSVSLSGFVETRDIRERTDRFVLRVTAMEAQRSDVKLERVRLSVRKGTAPEVGSFVQLKARLLPPLSPVRPGSYDFSRDMFFQGIGASGFVMGTIAASVPPDAGGLRLRYAAFMQGLRDAIDARIRATLEGDNRAIATALLTGRRDAITTPVNDAMFISGLGHVLSISGYHMAVVAGVVFFAVRALLALIPGMAAGFAIKKWSAAAALVAAAFYLLLSGAEVATQRSFFMTAVVLIAVMVDRRAITFRTLAVAALIVLAVAPEALVHPSFQMSFAATLGLVALVQIGMPNLFASPDHSATARIAMWGGREIAMLFLASLIAGLATTPYAAFHFHRVTPFGVLANLGAMPVVSALVMPAGLLGLIAAPFGLDGPFWWLMGIGIDWMVAVSRWVAALPGAVGRISAFGIAPLIAASLGIIVMGLLRTPLRWAGAVVLLAAILWGLCARQPDVLIAGDGQSVAVRGRDGHLHLIRSSKDSFLLKEWLAADADPRDAGSASLAAGVSCDEAGCVTPLADGRLVALALRIDSLADDCSRAALVVTARPAPPDCAAMVVDRQRLARQGALALTRSGDGFAVQAAKARGADRPWSPAAAGEADFSASLAPQAAAPRNRDATPSEADLQAED
- a CDS encoding ABC transporter substrate-binding protein, which translates into the protein MPITTTRRRLLAGSAAALALPAFARAQGAAKPRLTAISQWSAGSDGAAITALGRKFEEKGGVWQHSPVPGFTTEMMNKLRAQIIAGDPPACSQLKGPEIAAWSKIAPTVDLDAVVAAAGYEKVVAPDLAKLHKPGGKWIALPLQIYSTNMLFLSKRALDKAKADKPPVTWADFNALAEKMKAAGVTYPFANGGTRADDGQKFEASLAGISPTAYRAACMNLDKKALEGPEMKAAFAQMRKLTEWMDPNVGAQPYAVNLKRFIDGDMGMLIMGGWAQGVLKNAGFKLDDFIIAPGPSDNGKPVFLLNADAFIFWQRKEADLQAGQMLMAQLVMDPAIQTMYSQITGSIPVRTDVDLTGEGWSDGQRTTAAALKNAVANNQAVLSLAHNMAQENGLTAAMIDVFTEYAKNKTIKPEEAVTRLAEAVEGAR
- a CDS encoding nuclear transport factor 2 family protein, producing MSSEADAIVSAIIAKWCAGFATLDAAALSSLYAKNAFFFGSNPRLYRGRDGVADYFNGLPRWRQPSAVFSEVRAAQASPDLINMAAIVSFDLAGERAEFSVKMSWVILREDGDWKIVNHHASSRAPLI
- the gltA gene encoding citrate synthase, with the protein product MDAKASNKTATLTVGNKNYDLPIHSGSVGPDVVDIGKLYAQSGLFTYDPGFTSTASCESKITYIDGDAGVLEYRGYPIEQLAENGDFLETCYLLLYGNLPTAAQKKDFDDRVIHHTMVHEQMARFFQGFRRDAHPMAVMVASVGALAAFYHDSTDINDPKQRMIASMRMIAKIPTLAAMAYKYTIGQPFVYPKNSLKFAENFLHMCFAVPCEEYKINPVLADALDKIFILHADHEQNASTSTVRIAGSSGANPFACIAAGIACLWGPAHGGANEAALAMLAEIGSVDKIPEFIAKVKDKNSEVRLMGFGHRVYKNYDPRAKIMQKMCHAVLKETGHGDDPMLKVALELEKIALSDQYFIDRKLYPNVDFYSGITLKAMGFPVSMFTVLFAVARTVGWISQWSEMIEDPQQKIGRPRQLYTGVTRRDYVAIKDRK
- a CDS encoding DUF2171 domain-containing protein, producing the protein MQNIAEHMEVIGADGVHIGTVDKVEGHRIKLTKKDSGEGSHKGHHHFIDKGLVAGVEGNKVRLSAKADVAVTMEEEK
- a CDS encoding glutamine--tRNA ligase/YqeY domain fusion protein → MTEPVATEVGRDFIRDIIQADLDQGKYQEIVTRFPPEPNGYLHIGHAKSIALNFGIAQEFPGRCHLRFDDTNPVKEEQEYIDSIQADVHWLGFDWGKNLFFASDYFDRLYEWAEKLIRDGLAYVDDQTQEQIRLARGTLTEPGKNSPFRDRSVDENLDLFRRMKAGEFPNGARVLRAKIDMSAGNINLRDPVLYRILNAHHPRTGTKWSIYPSYDYAHGQSDAIEGITHSICTLEFEDHRPLYDWFIEKLPVPSKPHQYEMARLNLTYTLLSKRVLTQLVRDGHVAGWDDPRMPTVAGMRRRGVPPAALREFVKRIGVAKANSVVDVGMLEFCIREELNRTSQRRMGVLRPLKVVIENYPEGQNEELEAINHPDDPSAGTRKITFGRELYIEQDDFMENPPKKFFRLSPGNEVRLRYAYFVKCTGVIKNDAGEVVELRCTYDPATKGGNAPDGRKVKATMHWLPAATSVPAEIRIYNQLFSNPSPDASNFAADLNPQSLEILSNARIEASVAESNSTEPMQFERQGYFVRDKDSRPGKPVFSRTIGLRDTFAKEVAKG